The proteins below come from a single Crateriforma spongiae genomic window:
- a CDS encoding DUF6797 domain-containing protein: MSCQRRSVWSLLVCLSVAMLPAGLSAVETFEDELLDQPIATIAARARVLGDPIRGYQLFHRSGLSCVQCHPTNGGEELLGPDLSRMQQRSSYAHVIQSVLRPDAVVTEGFQSATLLLDSGQVVRGIVRGETDDALRLAIPGQTKLQAIAKEEVEERLTGKSLMPGGLVNQLSDESQFYDLVAYVVGLGSGSSSVDHVDVSQQNTAADAPIPLPEYESDLNHALLIRQWDDDSFQRGKVVYQSLCINCHGDHQQPGSLPNALRFASGVFANGGDPYSMYRTLTHGFRMMMPQRQLVPREKYDVIHYIREAYLRPHNESQYSRVDEAYLHSLPKGGRTGPNAEQRQPWREMDYGPFLINTYEVTGPDTGPRPGITREERQRAAEQNRPPQEVWPDSTNFAYKGIAIRLDTGDGGVSAGRQFVVFDHDTMRVAGAWTGDGFIDWRGILFNGNHAVTPRTVGQLHFGNLPAPGWAHPINGTLDDPRLRGKDGRAYGPMPKDWVRYRGLYRHPERIVVSYQVGDTNVLESHDAKTVSDVVMWQRILNVGPTATELLMRVAPTDQVDVTVHPQLDLIDVRGDWFVRVPVSEKPLRFVVNITKKGGMPTDPSIAQPNDVIDLSEFTDGGSPKEPERWTTKIETGNRDLAFSVDTLTRPLANRYRSRLRLSGLDFVDEDTLVVCCWDGDVWTVRGITNGNGSVQWRRIATGLFQPLGIKLIGDRIYVACRDQIVILNDLNDDGETDFYECFNCDHQVTDHFHEFAMGLQCDDQGNLYYAKSARHARDSLVPQHGTLLKVSADGESTEILANGFRAANGVCLNDDGSFFVTDQEGHWNPMNRINRVEPGKFYGNMYSYGAPDDSSDDAMEPPLCWPNKMFDRSPAELLWVDSPKWGKLNGSLLSLSYGYGKIFLVPHEQVGTVWQGGMCELPIDRFPTGIMRGRFHAADGQLYVCGLHAWASDQSEQKGGLYRVCATDRPAHLPIGLAAHRDGITLTFTDPVDPAVAKDPRQYMVDTWTLKRTSNYGSRLYDEQSLEIDEIQISDDGRRVTLGLPDIQPTWCMQISYKLADAQGVRFLGTVQNTVHALSKQDPPMR, from the coding sequence ATGTCCTGTCAACGTCGATCTGTTTGGTCGCTACTTGTTTGTCTTTCGGTCGCGATGTTGCCGGCCGGTCTTTCCGCCGTGGAGACCTTCGAAGACGAGTTACTTGATCAACCGATCGCAACGATCGCCGCACGTGCTCGGGTCCTGGGAGATCCGATTCGCGGTTATCAGTTGTTTCACCGGTCTGGGCTTAGTTGCGTTCAATGCCACCCGACCAACGGCGGCGAAGAACTTCTGGGACCCGATCTGTCCCGGATGCAGCAGCGTTCGTCGTACGCGCACGTGATTCAGTCTGTGCTTCGTCCCGACGCCGTTGTGACCGAGGGATTTCAATCGGCCACACTTTTGCTGGACAGTGGTCAGGTCGTCCGCGGAATCGTCCGCGGCGAAACGGACGACGCATTGCGGCTTGCCATTCCGGGGCAAACGAAGTTACAGGCGATTGCCAAGGAAGAGGTGGAAGAACGTCTGACCGGAAAGTCGCTGATGCCCGGTGGGTTGGTCAACCAGTTGTCGGACGAATCACAGTTTTACGATTTGGTCGCTTACGTGGTCGGTCTTGGATCGGGATCGTCGTCCGTCGATCACGTGGACGTAAGCCAACAGAACACTGCTGCGGATGCTCCGATTCCGTTGCCTGAATATGAATCGGACCTGAATCACGCGCTGTTGATTCGCCAATGGGATGACGATTCTTTTCAACGCGGAAAAGTCGTCTATCAGTCATTGTGTATCAACTGTCACGGTGATCATCAGCAACCGGGGTCGTTGCCCAATGCGTTGCGTTTCGCATCGGGAGTGTTCGCCAACGGTGGTGATCCATATTCGATGTACCGTACGCTGACGCACGGGTTCCGCATGATGATGCCGCAGCGGCAATTGGTGCCACGGGAAAAATACGATGTCATTCATTACATCCGCGAAGCCTATCTGCGTCCACACAATGAATCCCAGTACTCGCGGGTGGATGAAGCCTATTTGCATTCGCTGCCTAAGGGGGGACGCACCGGACCGAACGCGGAGCAACGTCAACCGTGGCGTGAAATGGACTATGGCCCGTTCTTGATCAATACGTACGAAGTCACCGGTCCGGATACCGGGCCACGTCCTGGGATCACGAGAGAAGAACGACAACGAGCAGCGGAACAGAATCGCCCGCCGCAAGAAGTTTGGCCCGACAGTACTAACTTTGCCTACAAGGGGATTGCGATTCGTTTGGACACTGGCGACGGAGGGGTTTCCGCGGGTCGCCAGTTCGTCGTTTTTGATCACGACACGATGCGTGTTGCCGGTGCTTGGACGGGCGACGGTTTCATCGACTGGCGCGGGATCCTGTTCAATGGGAATCACGCGGTCACGCCGCGAACGGTCGGCCAGCTCCATTTCGGCAATCTGCCAGCACCCGGCTGGGCACATCCGATCAACGGCACCTTGGACGATCCACGTCTTCGTGGAAAAGATGGCCGCGCTTACGGCCCGATGCCAAAAGACTGGGTTCGGTATCGAGGGCTGTATCGTCACCCCGAACGAATCGTGGTTTCCTACCAAGTCGGTGACACCAATGTGTTGGAATCGCACGACGCGAAGACGGTCAGTGACGTTGTGATGTGGCAACGGATTTTGAACGTCGGACCTACGGCAACCGAGTTATTGATGCGTGTGGCACCCACGGACCAAGTGGACGTGACGGTGCATCCGCAATTGGATTTGATTGATGTCCGGGGTGATTGGTTCGTCCGTGTTCCCGTGTCTGAGAAGCCGCTACGGTTCGTGGTCAATATCACCAAAAAGGGTGGCATGCCGACGGACCCAAGCATTGCCCAACCCAACGACGTGATCGATCTAAGCGAGTTTACCGATGGTGGATCGCCGAAAGAGCCCGAACGTTGGACGACCAAAATTGAAACCGGCAACCGCGATCTTGCGTTTTCAGTTGACACGCTGACCCGTCCTCTTGCGAATCGCTATCGCAGTCGACTGCGGCTGTCGGGCTTAGATTTTGTTGACGAAGATACTCTGGTGGTTTGTTGCTGGGACGGCGACGTTTGGACCGTACGGGGGATTACCAACGGAAATGGGTCCGTTCAATGGCGTCGTATTGCGACGGGGTTGTTTCAGCCTTTGGGGATCAAGCTGATTGGCGATCGAATCTATGTCGCCTGTCGCGATCAGATCGTGATTTTGAACGATTTGAACGACGACGGAGAAACCGATTTCTACGAATGTTTCAACTGTGACCACCAAGTGACGGACCACTTCCACGAATTTGCGATGGGGCTTCAGTGCGACGACCAGGGCAACCTCTACTATGCCAAAAGTGCCCGCCATGCTCGTGATTCGCTGGTTCCCCAACATGGAACGCTGTTGAAGGTCAGCGCTGATGGCGAATCGACGGAAATCCTTGCCAACGGCTTTCGTGCCGCCAACGGCGTTTGTCTCAACGACGACGGTTCCTTCTTTGTCACCGATCAAGAAGGCCATTGGAATCCAATGAACCGGATCAATCGCGTCGAGCCAGGAAAGTTCTATGGCAACATGTATTCCTACGGTGCGCCGGATGATTCCAGCGATGATGCGATGGAACCGCCACTGTGCTGGCCGAACAAGATGTTCGACCGATCACCCGCTGAATTGTTGTGGGTCGACAGTCCGAAATGGGGCAAGCTGAATGGCAGTCTGCTGAGCTTGTCGTACGGCTATGGGAAGATCTTTTTGGTGCCCCACGAACAGGTCGGTACCGTGTGGCAGGGCGGCATGTGCGAATTGCCCATTGACCGTTTTCCGACCGGGATCATGCGGGGGCGTTTTCATGCCGCTGATGGTCAGCTGTACGTTTGCGGTTTGCACGCTTGGGCAAGCGACCAAAGCGAACAAAAGGGCGGGCTGTATCGCGTGTGTGCAACCGATCGCCCGGCTCATTTGCCGATCGGGTTGGCGGCACATCGTGACGGCATCACATTGACCTTCACCGATCCGGTGGATCCCGCGGTCGCCAAAGATCCACGACAATACATGGTCGATACGTGGACACTGAAGCGAACGTCCAACTATGGATCGCGACTGTACGACGAACAATCGTTGGAGATTGATGAAATTCAGATTTCCGACGATGGACGCCGGGTGACGCTGGGGTTGCCCGACATTCAGCCAACTTGGTGCATGCAGATTTCCTACAAGCTGGCCGACGCGCAGGGTGTTCGCTTTTTGGGTACGGTGCAAAACACCGTCCACGCGTTGTCCAAACAGGATCCGCCCATGCGGTGA
- a CDS encoding L-rhamnose isomerase produces MTSTPNCDAAFELASEQYASIGVNVKAALSMLSNIAVSVHCWQGDDVVGFESDARALGDGLAVTGNYPGRARNADELRSDLRLAYSLIPGKHRLNLHALYGDFETPTDRDEIEVSHFQGWIDWARDQQISLDFNPSFFSHRNASDGFTLAHSDPGIRQFWIDHGIACRKIAAAMGADQGNPCINNFWVPDGYKDTPANRRQPRERLADSLDAVFAEPLASDYTLDAVECKLFGIGSESYVVGSHEFYMGYAMSRDKVLCLDAGHFHPTEVISDKISSVLMYLPQILLHVSRGVRWDSDHVVTYTDELQAIMQEIVRGGYLQRVNIGLDFFDASINRVAAWVIGTRNVLKALLAALLEPVDLLQKAEAEGDYTTRLALMEEQKTMPLGAVWDYYCESTGVPSGSQWLSNVRHYENSILADRSDIAPSII; encoded by the coding sequence ATGACTTCGACCCCAAACTGTGACGCCGCCTTTGAGCTCGCATCGGAGCAATACGCGTCGATCGGCGTGAACGTCAAAGCGGCATTGTCGATGTTGTCCAACATTGCCGTTTCGGTGCATTGCTGGCAGGGTGATGACGTCGTGGGATTTGAAAGTGACGCCCGGGCCTTGGGCGATGGCTTGGCGGTCACGGGTAACTACCCCGGGCGTGCCCGAAACGCCGACGAACTTCGCAGCGATTTGCGGTTGGCCTATTCGCTGATTCCCGGAAAGCACCGGCTGAATCTGCACGCGTTGTACGGCGACTTTGAAACGCCGACAGATCGAGATGAAATTGAGGTCTCGCATTTCCAGGGTTGGATCGACTGGGCCCGTGACCAACAGATCAGCCTGGACTTCAACCCCAGCTTCTTTTCGCACCGCAACGCGTCAGACGGGTTCACTCTGGCTCATTCCGATCCGGGCATCCGCCAGTTCTGGATCGACCACGGAATCGCGTGCCGCAAAATCGCCGCCGCGATGGGTGCGGATCAAGGCAACCCGTGCATCAACAACTTCTGGGTTCCCGACGGCTACAAAGACACACCGGCCAATCGTCGGCAACCTCGTGAACGATTGGCGGATTCGCTGGATGCTGTATTTGCCGAACCCTTGGCGTCCGATTACACGCTGGATGCGGTGGAATGCAAGTTGTTCGGGATCGGCAGTGAGAGCTATGTGGTCGGGTCCCACGAGTTCTACATGGGATACGCGATGTCCCGCGACAAAGTGCTGTGCTTGGACGCCGGTCACTTTCATCCCACCGAAGTGATCTCGGACAAGATTTCGTCGGTGTTGATGTACCTGCCACAGATTCTGTTGCATGTTAGTCGCGGTGTTCGCTGGGACAGCGACCACGTTGTCACTTACACCGACGAACTACAGGCGATCATGCAAGAGATCGTACGCGGCGGATACTTGCAGCGTGTCAACATCGGCTTGGATTTCTTTGATGCCAGTATCAATCGCGTGGCAGCGTGGGTGATCGGTACACGCAATGTCTTGAAGGCATTGCTGGCGGCTCTGCTGGAACCGGTCGACCTGTTGCAGAAGGCCGAAGCCGAAGGCGATTACACGACACGGTTGGCGTTGATGGAAGAACAAAAGACGATGCCGTTGGGTGCCGTCTGGGACTATTACTGCGAATCCACGGGCGTCCCCAGCGGGTCACAGTGGCTGTCCAACGTGCGTCATTACGAAAACAGCATCTTGGCCGATCGCAGCGATATTGCTCCGTCCATCATCTAA
- a CDS encoding purine-cytosine permease family protein gives MSEAESNSGGEFEREPVPDSALLGSGKFWGMYAGEHAAGTEFMIGPLFLAAGASLSDLLLGLLLGNILAVLTWRFLVVPIAVAKRLTLYYQLECIAGGSLVKLYNLVNGLLFCFLAGAMITVSASAVGVPFDITFDVPETVLGLSNTSFTVLVFIVGVVITAVAAGGYERVARFANIAAPWMIGVFAACGIVSLAQMNVTSMEKLSSGEFWNESIAFVQEKNGPQTFGFWQIVVFAWLCNGAMHFGMADLSIFRFARSRSSGWAPAIGMFLGHYMAWISAGFLLAALIKVQPELVLSDDGKVTANPGLLAYKSVGWTGIICVIIAGWTTANPTIYRAGLAFQGMLPKSSRTAMTLVAGTVATVAGAFPNLSAKLLDFVGTYGTVLGPMGAVIFVDFYLMKRFGLRDQYASKSGTQINIAVLVAWVLPVVVGLYLIFVQGLFAAYAVIPCWVACAILYLIFSKVLQNPNLGNDHN, from the coding sequence ATGAGCGAAGCAGAATCAAATTCAGGCGGAGAATTTGAACGCGAACCAGTGCCGGACTCGGCACTACTGGGCAGCGGGAAATTCTGGGGCATGTATGCCGGCGAACACGCCGCCGGCACCGAATTCATGATTGGGCCGCTATTTCTGGCGGCCGGTGCCAGCCTTTCCGATCTCTTGTTGGGGCTGTTGCTGGGAAACATCCTGGCGGTGCTGACCTGGCGTTTCCTGGTCGTTCCGATTGCGGTCGCCAAGCGTCTAACGCTGTACTATCAATTGGAATGCATCGCCGGCGGGTCGCTGGTCAAGCTATACAACTTGGTCAACGGTCTGCTGTTTTGTTTCCTCGCGGGTGCCATGATCACGGTTTCGGCGTCCGCGGTGGGCGTCCCGTTTGATATCACCTTTGATGTTCCGGAAACCGTTCTCGGTCTCAGCAACACTTCGTTCACGGTCCTGGTTTTCATCGTCGGTGTGGTCATCACGGCAGTTGCGGCAGGTGGTTACGAACGCGTCGCCCGGTTTGCCAATATTGCCGCACCCTGGATGATCGGCGTTTTCGCCGCATGTGGAATTGTCTCACTGGCGCAAATGAATGTGACCAGTATGGAAAAGCTCTCCAGCGGTGAATTCTGGAATGAATCCATTGCGTTCGTGCAAGAAAAGAATGGTCCACAGACGTTTGGCTTTTGGCAGATCGTCGTTTTCGCGTGGCTGTGCAACGGAGCGATGCATTTCGGGATGGCGGATCTTTCCATTTTCCGATTCGCCCGCAGTCGATCATCCGGTTGGGCACCCGCGATTGGGATGTTTCTGGGTCACTACATGGCATGGATCAGTGCCGGATTCTTGTTGGCCGCTTTGATCAAGGTCCAACCGGAATTGGTGTTGAGCGACGATGGCAAAGTTACGGCCAATCCCGGACTACTTGCATACAAGTCGGTAGGCTGGACCGGAATCATCTGTGTCATCATCGCAGGTTGGACAACGGCGAACCCCACGATTTATCGTGCGGGCCTGGCGTTCCAAGGCATGCTTCCGAAAAGCTCACGTACCGCGATGACATTGGTGGCCGGCACAGTGGCAACCGTGGCGGGTGCCTTTCCCAACTTATCCGCCAAACTATTGGATTTTGTTGGGACCTATGGAACCGTGCTGGGCCCCATGGGCGCCGTTATCTTTGTCGACTTTTATCTGATGAAACGCTTTGGTCTGCGGGATCAGTACGCATCAAAAAGCGGCACACAAATCAATATCGCGGTGTTGGTGGCTTGGGTGCTGCCCGTGGTCGTCGGACTGTACCTGATTTTCGTCCAGGGTCTTTTTGCAGCCTACGCCGTGATTCCTTGCTGGGTCGCCTGTGCGATTCTTTACCTGATCTTTAGCAAGGTTCTTCAAAATCCAAATCTCGGCAACGACCACAACTGA
- a CDS encoding family 78 glycoside hydrolase catalytic domain, whose amino-acid sequence MCAQHCKAAWTVVCSALWFIVATPSDVRAIEPTNLRCEYRKDPLGIDQESPRLSWIVQSDQRNQSQSAYRILVASTKQHLVNDKGDLWDSGKVDSDQTLFVTYQGVPLKSRQRCYWKVRVWDGDGRPQSWSPTASWSMGLMKESDWTANYISVRDTSPVYRDTAQLHLPPAQQYRKDFHAEKRVVRATVYATALGIYELHLNGERVSDAFFAPGWTDYRKRAYYNTYDVTDMLHAGDNAIGAWVADGWYSGYVGFGLLTGMGTEKTGRATYGKTPSLMAQLEIEYADGSRQVIATDPSWKVTQEGPIREADLLMGEYYDARLETPNWSSPGFDDESWQPAVLAEDNGHPVATFYQRRNPTRPGQGVQNLGQDRNLGFQRPKLEAFPGVPVRITEKVRSQAIVDRGSGTFIIDLGQNFAGTIRLMVKGSSGQKIRIRYGEMLHPDGRLMTENLRKARATDFYVCRGNPNGETYQPRFTFHGFRYVELSDFPGTPDQDTVTGLVMHSDTPMVSSFECSDPMVNQLFSNVLWTQRSNFLDLPTDCPQRDERMGWTGDAQAYVATAAYNADIGAFYTKWLRELMESQRPSGAFPGYAPFPFQHGWDFGTAWADAGVICPWTIWQFYGDTRIIHDCWDPMTKFMQWRMDTCVDHLGINHGNAWGDWLTQGGTTPLDYIDTIYLAISSKMMAEMATAIGRDAQHDRYMKQYLATKAAFQAKYLNDDGSVNVNTQTAQALALYADLIPDNLREKTGQHLAKMLADNGNRMSTGFLGTRPLLPVLSSSGQHDLATFLLQSRDFPSWGYEIVNGATTIWERWDSYTKEDAFGRHNAAMNSFSHYAFGAVCEWMFATLAGIQSDGPGFKHIIIRPGPPSPGSNAMREPIHWVKASYDSIRGPIRSEWALTDGEFQLKVRIPANTTATVYLPTSDSDSITEGGKPLGDRSNVSLIDKTPDVAVLSIPSGTYEFAAIPSVSSAATPLATSEPKDFSVNPDGIDLAGARKIASWDFTNAQSFDQWTERSNLKLHHRDGKTIVAATGNDSQMAVRLAAPAEGQLVIQLRAMPDNGATSQFFWARPGQGFRGDLSSKRKLSKTDRVQDYLFAIPGDGPVSMIRFDPFANFDPYADVAEMTVQSITLFQLPD is encoded by the coding sequence ATGTGCGCACAACATTGCAAAGCAGCATGGACCGTCGTTTGCTCGGCTCTATGGTTCATCGTGGCAACTCCGTCAGACGTCCGAGCGATTGAACCGACAAATCTTCGCTGCGAGTACCGAAAGGACCCGTTGGGAATCGATCAGGAATCACCAAGGCTATCGTGGATCGTTCAGTCGGATCAGCGGAACCAATCCCAGTCGGCTTATCGAATTCTGGTCGCTTCCACCAAGCAGCATTTGGTCAACGACAAGGGCGACCTTTGGGACAGCGGGAAAGTCGATTCGGATCAAACGCTGTTTGTGACTTACCAGGGCGTCCCTTTAAAGAGCCGTCAGCGGTGCTATTGGAAAGTACGCGTATGGGACGGCGACGGACGTCCCCAAAGCTGGAGTCCCACCGCCAGTTGGTCGATGGGACTGATGAAAGAATCGGATTGGACGGCCAACTATATTAGTGTCCGTGACACGTCACCGGTTTATAGGGACACCGCCCAACTTCATTTGCCACCGGCGCAGCAATACCGCAAAGATTTCCATGCGGAGAAGCGTGTTGTCCGCGCGACCGTTTATGCGACCGCTTTGGGTATTTATGAACTGCACTTGAACGGCGAACGTGTCAGCGATGCCTTCTTTGCACCTGGTTGGACCGACTATCGGAAGCGTGCTTATTACAACACCTATGACGTGACCGACATGTTGCACGCCGGCGACAATGCCATCGGTGCATGGGTGGCCGATGGTTGGTACAGCGGATACGTCGGGTTTGGCCTGCTGACCGGCATGGGAACCGAAAAGACTGGTCGTGCGACCTACGGCAAAACGCCGTCCTTGATGGCCCAATTGGAAATCGAATACGCCGACGGGTCGCGTCAAGTGATCGCCACTGATCCGTCGTGGAAGGTCACCCAAGAAGGTCCCATACGCGAAGCCGATTTGCTGATGGGTGAATATTATGATGCCCGTTTAGAAACACCAAATTGGTCATCGCCTGGCTTCGATGACGAATCATGGCAACCAGCTGTGTTGGCCGAAGACAACGGACACCCGGTCGCCACGTTTTATCAACGTCGCAATCCGACACGCCCGGGGCAGGGCGTGCAGAACCTTGGACAAGACCGCAACCTTGGGTTCCAGCGTCCGAAATTGGAAGCTTTCCCAGGTGTGCCTGTGCGAATCACCGAGAAGGTCCGATCCCAGGCAATTGTTGATCGCGGTTCGGGAACATTCATCATCGATCTGGGGCAAAACTTTGCCGGGACGATTCGGTTGATGGTCAAGGGTTCATCCGGACAGAAGATTCGCATCCGATACGGCGAGATGTTGCATCCCGATGGTCGGTTGATGACCGAAAACTTACGAAAGGCTCGAGCGACCGATTTCTATGTCTGCCGCGGAAATCCCAACGGGGAGACCTATCAACCGAGGTTCACCTTTCATGGGTTCCGCTATGTGGAGTTGTCCGATTTCCCAGGCACGCCCGATCAGGACACCGTGACTGGGCTGGTGATGCACAGCGACACCCCCATGGTCAGTTCGTTTGAATGCAGCGACCCCATGGTGAACCAGCTGTTTAGCAATGTCCTGTGGACGCAAAGATCGAATTTCCTGGATCTGCCCACCGATTGTCCGCAACGAGACGAACGAATGGGCTGGACCGGGGATGCACAGGCCTATGTGGCAACCGCGGCATACAACGCCGACATTGGTGCGTTCTATACGAAATGGCTGCGGGAATTGATGGAATCACAACGGCCCAGTGGTGCCTTCCCCGGATACGCTCCGTTTCCATTTCAACATGGCTGGGACTTCGGAACGGCATGGGCCGATGCCGGCGTCATTTGTCCCTGGACCATCTGGCAGTTCTACGGCGATACCCGCATCATTCATGATTGCTGGGATCCCATGACGAAGTTCATGCAGTGGCGTATGGATACTTGCGTCGATCACCTGGGAATCAACCACGGAAATGCTTGGGGCGATTGGTTGACGCAGGGAGGAACGACACCGCTGGACTATATCGACACCATCTACCTAGCCATTTCATCGAAAATGATGGCAGAGATGGCCACCGCCATTGGTCGTGATGCTCAGCACGATCGCTACATGAAACAGTATCTGGCCACGAAGGCTGCTTTCCAAGCGAAGTATCTCAACGATGACGGCAGCGTCAACGTTAACACCCAAACGGCTCAAGCACTGGCGCTGTATGCCGATCTGATTCCGGACAACCTTCGCGAAAAGACCGGACAACACCTTGCCAAGATGCTTGCCGACAACGGCAACCGAATGTCAACCGGGTTCCTGGGCACGCGCCCCTTGTTACCCGTGTTGTCGTCATCCGGCCAGCACGACTTAGCGACGTTCCTATTGCAGTCCCGTGATTTCCCGTCGTGGGGCTATGAGATCGTCAATGGTGCAACCACGATTTGGGAACGGTGGGACAGCTACACCAAAGAAGATGCATTTGGTCGGCATAATGCAGCAATGAATTCCTTCTCGCATTATGCGTTCGGTGCAGTCTGTGAATGGATGTTTGCAACCCTGGCGGGCATCCAGTCCGACGGGCCCGGGTTCAAGCACATCATCATTCGTCCCGGCCCACCGTCCCCTGGAAGCAACGCGATGCGAGAACCGATCCATTGGGTCAAAGCGTCCTATGATTCGATTCGTGGTCCGATCCGCAGTGAATGGGCTTTGACCGATGGCGAGTTTCAATTGAAGGTCCGGATCCCAGCCAACACAACCGCGACGGTTTATCTTCCGACCAGCGATTCGGACAGCATCACCGAAGGCGGCAAGCCGTTGGGCGATCGCTCGAATGTTTCTCTGATCGACAAGACACCGGACGTTGCGGTTTTATCAATTCCTTCAGGAACCTATGAATTTGCCGCGATTCCGAGCGTCTCATCCGCCGCCACACCCTTGGCCACATCCGAACCAAAAGACTTTTCAGTCAACCCGGATGGCATCGATTTGGCCGGTGCACGAAAGATCGCGTCGTGGGACTTCACGAACGCCCAGTCGTTCGATCAGTGGACCGAACGCAGCAATCTGAAACTGCACCATCGGGATGGAAAAACCATTGTGGCGGCAACGGGCAACGACTCACAGATGGCGGTTCGATTGGCCGCGCCCGCCGAAGGTCAATTGGTGATTCAATTGCGGGCGATGCCCGACAACGGTGCGACCAGTCAGTTCTTCTGGGCTCGTCCCGGCCAAGGTTTTCGTGGCGATCTATCTAGCAAGCGAAAACTGTCCAAGACCGATCGTGTTCAAGACTACCTCTTCGCGATTCCCGGCGACGGTCCAGTTTCCATGATTAGGTTTGATCCCTTTGCCAATTTCGATCCCTATGCCGATGTGGCAGAAATGACGGTCCAGTCCATCACGCTTTTCCAATTGCCTGATTAG